In Luteolibacter arcticus, the genomic stretch AGGAATGACGAAAGCAAAGACGGGACGATTCAAGACGCAAGTGACGGGCAGGAAAAGCCCGCAGGTTGCCGTTTCACCGTCGCCGTTCCTCACTACTCCCACCAATCGGCGATCCAATTCGTCAATAGACGCGCGAGGGCCAGCAGCGCAATGATCGCGATGATGCTGATGACCGTGGCTCCAATGCCTCCCATCATGGCGGGGAGAATTTACCGCCGGATCCCCGGCGTTCAATTCAACACGTGCCACTGTCGGCCGGCCGGCGCAATCCATTGGGCGGGAGTCTGGCCGCTGGCTTGGCGCAGCGTCCACTCCAGCGAAGGAGTATCCATCGCGAAGGAATGCTCCAAGCGGACGGGAAACAGCGCGACGGCGTAGCGGTGGGTGCCTTGGACCTTGGCATGGAGCTGGTGCTTGCCGTCCTGACGGGTGGCCGCGGTGACCAGCACCTTGCTGCCGTCAGGGGTGAAGTAACTCTGCCCCACGGCGGCGTAGCCGGGATTGCGAGGCATCTCGACGGTGACTTCGTGCCAACCTTCGGACTGAAGACCCACCTGGGTAGAGAGGTAATAACTGGTCGCGAACAGGGTGCCGGCACCGAGGGCGACGAGGGCCGGTTTGATCAAGTGGACTGCCATTTCGCGGGGAAATAGCAGCCGGTGTTCCAAATCATACCGTTTACCGGGTCGCGACTGGTGAATTTGCGCGCCTCGATTGCGATTTCAGGATGATCAGGGTTTCTGGAGGTAGTTCCAGATCGCGTCGAACTGCTTCGCGGCGTCGCCATCCAGCTCCGGCCGCTGGGATTTCCCTTCCTCGCTGTAGCGCGGCATCTTGGTGCCGGGCGTGACGGCGGCAGGATTGTCCATCCAGCGCATGAACCATTCCTTGCGCAGCCGCTCGTGGGCGAGAGCGAAATTAATACCCTCCACCTCGAAGGCGGCGGTGGGTTTCACCGGGCCGACGCCGTGGCAGGTAGTGCAGCCGAAGCCGTCCGCACCGATGATCTTCTTGCCGATCTCGGCAAGGGCGGCATCCACCTGCGGGGCCTCCGGCTTGCCGGGCTCGACGCCGTGGAGACGGGCGAGGCCGACGGCGAGGCCATTCGCATGGGCGTGGAAGGCCGGCATCCGCATATCGAGCCACGGGCGCGGGCGACCCCCCGGAGGTGCGCCATTGATGATGCCCTCCATGAAGGAGGCGTGCAGCATCTCGCCGATGTAGGTCAGGTGCGGGCGGGATTGCTCGAGTTTCTCATTCTCGCCCTGGACGTGGGCGACCAACGACTTCGACTCGACGTGGGTGGTATCGAGCCGTGAGGCCTGGCCGTCCATGCCGTGGCAACTCGTGCAGTGAAGCGACTTCAGCTTCGCGGCGGCAGCTTCCGCGAGGACGTTGCGGGTCAGCGGGGCGGTGCCTTTCTTCGAGAAGGCAACGAGAGCGGCGCGCTCGTCATCGGCCAGTGCCAGCTTCGGGGTCTTGGCGCCCGGCTTTCCGGAGACGCAGCCGGTGGCGGCCCAGTCCTTGGCGAAAATCGCGTCGGTGGTGGCCAGGGTGACGTTCATGGCACCGGTGCCGGCGTGGCAGTTGCCGCAATTCAGGGCGCTGGCGATCTCCATGCCCTTGGCGGCATCGCCCTTGGGGAAGTCGGAAGGCTTGCGCTCGGCCTTGCCGGACGCATCGAGAAGGAAGGCGGCGATTTCGTTGGCTTCGGCATCGCTGAGCGCGAAGTCCGGCATGCCGATGTGGGCATACCAGGCATCCGGCTTTTTCAGGAAGCCGGCGAGTGCTCCGGGTTGGAACTTGAACGCGACATTCTCCAGCGGAACGCGCGTCGGGTCGGCATCGCCGCCGGCCTGGGTGTGACAGGCGACGCAGCCGAGGCGGTGGAAATGCTCGCCGCCTTTTTGAGCGAGCGCCTTGTCGGGTGCGGCGGGAGTTTCGCCCACCTTCTGAGTCATCAGCCAAGCGGCGAGGTCGGCGGCCTGTTGCTTCCCGTCGGCCGTCGATTCGTCGATCAGATCGGGCATCCGGGTGTCCGGACGGAAGGCGGAGGGATTGGCGAGCCACTGGGCGATCCATGCCTCATTGAGGCGCGAGCCGGTGGCGAGGAGCAGCGGGCCGAACTCGCTCAGCTCGGTCATGCCGGCGGCGCCCATGTGGCACTTGGAGCAATGATTCTCCGCGAAGAGCAGGCGGCCCTGGCGGGCGGGATCCGCGGCGACCTCGGCCGTGAAGGCCGTCGGCGGCACGCTCTGCTTCGGGAACGTGCGCTCTTCCCAGAACAGCCGGAAACGGCCGGAGCCATCGGGCTTCGATTGGTAGGTGATGGAGACGTCGTGCTCGCCCTTGTTGAAGCGGGTGCTTTTCGAGGCGGTGGAGCCGAGGGTGCCGTCCTCGGTGTGAACCTCCTCGCCATCAATCGTCAGCGTCGCCTTGCCCTCGCCCTCGAAGGAGAAGGCCAGCCGCTG encodes the following:
- a CDS encoding cytochrome c, which produces MRSVPFVVSVLSATTLAADIARAELAAAFESGSEKDTRADRLPALLVKAGESPTPFLPAGEFKVTWTGKLVLAERQRLAFSFEGEGKATLTIDGEEVHTEDGTLGSTASKSTRFNKGEHDVSITYQSKPDGSGRFRLFWEERTFPKQSVPPTAFTAEVAADPARQGRLLFAENHCSKCHMGAAGMTELSEFGPLLLATGSRLNEAWIAQWLANPSAFRPDTRMPDLIDESTADGKQQAADLAAWLMTQKVGETPAAPDKALAQKGGEHFHRLGCVACHTQAGGDADPTRVPLENVAFKFQPGALAGFLKKPDAWYAHIGMPDFALSDAEANEIAAFLLDASGKAERKPSDFPKGDAAKGMEIASALNCGNCHAGTGAMNVTLATTDAIFAKDWAATGCVSGKPGAKTPKLALADDERAALVAFSKKGTAPLTRNVLAEAAAAKLKSLHCTSCHGMDGQASRLDTTHVESKSLVAHVQGENEKLEQSRPHLTYIGEMLHASFMEGIINGAPPGGRPRPWLDMRMPAFHAHANGLAVGLARLHGVEPGKPEAPQVDAALAEIGKKIIGADGFGCTTCHGVGPVKPTAAFEVEGINFALAHERLRKEWFMRWMDNPAAVTPGTKMPRYSEEGKSQRPELDGDAAKQFDAIWNYLQKP